A genomic segment from Camarhynchus parvulus chromosome 7, STF_HiC, whole genome shotgun sequence encodes:
- the ASDURF gene encoding ASNSD1 upstream open reading frame protein — translation MSGRPLRQEDGESAALRHKEELSRRIKEQKVVVDELSNLKKNRKVYKQQPNSNIFFLADRTEMLSQCKNTLDELKKAHQEMENSEKAKIKK, via the exons ATGTCGGGCCGGCCGCTGCGGCAGGAGGATGGGGAGAGCGCGGCGCTGCGCCACAAGGAGGAGCTGAGCCGAAGG ATTAAGGAGCAGAAGGTTGTAGTCGATGAGCTTTCTAATTTGAAGAAGAACCGG aaagtTTATAAGCAGCAACCCAACAGCAACATATTCTTCCTTGCAGACCGAACAGAAATGCTGTCTCAGTGCAAAA ACACACTAGATGAATTAAAGAAGGCACatcaggaaatggaaaattcagaaaaggCTAAAATCAAGAAGTAG
- the ASNSD1 gene encoding asparagine synthetase domain-containing protein 1, with amino-acid sequence MCGICCVVTLCSQRAISDFLSEDMLCHLRRRGPNSSQQLIKTVSDLSYQCLFSGHVLHLRGLVTPQPLEDANNNVFLWNGEIFSGVHVGNLENDTEIMFHHLASCSSEMDILSLFSSLQGPWSFIYYEAPRHSLWFGRDYFGRRSLLWQFSNEVDRAFCLSSVSGCSESGNEWQEVPASGIFKIDLKACAATKSLSLTLFPWKYSCREKAVEETFINVLDQVSKDLPNHVHLVLNESKLCLRAPVIPLNKAVSKASGVCPSSNFSNVNCEVSVETLEKFLAEEHKKKLACQFIDVLNEAVKRRVLCLFRDPDQITREVPSMSHKRAHIAVLFSGGIDSMVIAALADKHVPLEEPIDLLNVAFMMKEQARHRGTTKRHTGHEVQLDLLCPQESCQDPAADSGTHSSCFDVPDRITGRAGLKELEAINPSRTWNFVEINVTLEELKKMRKQRINYLIYPLDTVLDDSIGCAIWFASRGEGFISNQGELKPYKSPAKVVLTGIGADEQLAGYSRHRVCFTKDGSEGLNKELEMELGCISSRNLGRDDRIISDHGKEARFPFLDEDVVSFLNSLPVSEKADLTLPRGIGEKLILRLAAKELGLTASTVLPKRAVQFGSRIAKLESNSEKASDTCSRLKLLSVDEL; translated from the exons ATGTGTGGTATTTGCTGTGTTGTTACCTTGTGCAGCCAGCGTGCAATTAGTGATTTCCTCAGTGAAGACATGCTCTGCCATCTAAGAAGAAGAGGACCAAACAGTAGCCAACAGTTGATAAAAACTGTGTCTGATCTCTCTTATCAATGTCTGTTTTCAGGCCATGTACTTCACTTGAGGGGACTGGTGACTCCTCAGCCTCTGGAAGATGCCAAtaacaatgtttttctttggaatGGAGAAATTTTCAGTGGAGTGCATGTAGGAAATCTAGAGAATGACACTGAAATAATGTTTCATCATCTGGCTTCATGCAGCAGTGAAATGGACATTTTGTCACTCTTCTCATCACTTCAGGGTCCCTggtcttttatttattatgaaGCACCCAGACACAGTTTATGGTTTGGCAGAGATTATTTTGGCCGTCGTAGTTTGCTTTGGCAATTCAGTAATGAGGTTGACAGAGCTTTCTGTCTTTCATCTGTAAGTGGTTGTTCTGAATCAGGCAACGAATGGCAAGAAGTCCCAGCATCTGGAATTTTCAAAATTGATCTCAAAGCTTGTGCAGCAACTAAATCTTTGTCTTTAACATTGTTTCCGTGGAAGtacagctgcagagagaaagcTGTAGAAGAAACATTCATTAATGTTCTTGACCAAGTGTCAAAAGACTTACCAAACCATGTACATCTCGTGCTGAATGAATCAAAGCTGTGTCTTAGAGCACCAGTCATCCCCTTAAATAAAGCAGTTTCTAAAGCTTCAGGTGTATGTCCAAGCTCTAATTTTAGTAATGTTAACTGCGAGGTTTCTGTAGAAACCCTTGAAAAATTTCTTGCAGAGGAACACAAGAAAAAACTAGCCTGTCAGTTTATTGATGTTTTAAATGAAGCAGTCAAGAGACGAGTCCTGTGTCTCTTTAGAGATCCAGATCAGATAACAAGAGAAGTTCCAAGCATGTCTCATAAGAGAGCACATATTGCAGTGCTCTTTTCTGGTGGCATTGATTCTATGGTTATTGCAGCCCTGGCTGATAAACATGTGCCTTTGGAAGAGCCAATTGATCTTCTTAATGTGGCTTTCATGATGAAAGAGCAAGCTAGGCACAGGGGTACCACTAAAAGGCATACTGGCCATGAAGTACAGCTTGATTTGCTTTGCCCTCAAGAAAGCTGTCAAGATCCTGCTGCTGACTCTGGTACTCATTCATCTTGCTTTGATGTTCCTGACAGAATCACTGGTAGGGCAGGACTGAAGGAATTAGAAGCCATTAACCCTTCAAGAACCTGGAACTTTGTGGAAATTAATGTTACGTTAGaggaattgaaaaaaatgagaaaacagcgTATTAATTACTTAATCTATCCACTGGATACAGTCTTGGATGACAGTATTGGCTGTGCAATTTGGTTTGCTTCCAGAGGAGAGGGCTTCATTAGTAACCAAGGAGAACTGAAACCATATAAAAGTCCTGCAAAG gTTGTGCTTACAGGAATTGGAGCAGATGAACAGCTTGCTGGGTATTCTCGACATCGTGTTTGCTTCACAAAAGATGGCTCAGAGGGTCTTAATAAAGAACTTGAAATGGAGTTAGGGTGCATTTCTTCTCGAAATCTCGGCAGAGATGACAGGATCATCAGTGATCATGGAAAAGAAGCCAG GTTTCCTTTTCTCGATGAAGATGTTGTCTCATTCCTCAATTCCCTGCCCGTCTCAGAAAAAGCTGATTTGACTTTACCTCGAGGAATTGGTGAGAAACTGATTCTGCGCCTTGCAGCCAAGGAGCTGGGCCTGACAGCCTCAACTGTTTTGCCAAAAAGGGCAGTGCAGTTTGGATCTCGGATTGCAAAACTAGAGAGCAACAGTGAAAAAGCATCTGACACATGCAGCAGGCTGAAGTTACTTTCAGTAGATGAATTATAG
- the OSGEPL1 gene encoding probable tRNA N6-adenosine threonylcarbamoyltransferase, mitochondrial, which produces MNSIARRVLRSVKHGRAAWLRASSARPGKQRYHRMVLGIETSCDDTGAAVVDEAGCVLGEALHCQKEVHLQSGGIIPVVAQQLHRENIDRVVQEALCASGVSVADIAAVATTVKPGLALSLGVGLQYSRGLVSRHQKPFIPIHHMEAHALTIRLTHHLEFPFLVLLISGGHCLLAVAQGVSDFLLLGQSIDIAPGDMLDKVARRLSLRKHPECHSMAGGQAIEHLAQTGNQELLTIRLPMQQYRNCDFSFSGLQNVVNNAIVQKEKEEGIQEGEILSCVKDVAAAVQHAVAVHIIQRTYRAMLFCIKNSILPSKNATLVVSGGVASNQYIRKVLQNLADANDFALLCPPPRLCTDNGVMIAWNGIERLRAGLGVLHSTAGVRYEPRAPLGIDISKRVEEDSIKVPKLKEIRWLAS; this is translated from the exons ATGAACAGCATTGCCAGAAGGGTTTTGCGGTCGGTGAAGCACGGCCGAGCTGCGTGGCTGAGGGCCAGCTCTGCTCGCCCTGGGAAGCAGCGTTatcacaggatggttttggGAATAGAGACGAGCTGTGACGACACCGGCGCTGCTGTGGTGGATGAAGCTGGCTGTGTTCTGGGAGAAGCGCTGCACTGTCAGAAGGAAGTTCATTTACA ATCAGGAGGAATAATTCctgtggtggcacagcagcTTCACAGAGAAAACATCGACCGAGTGGTTCAAGAGGCCCTTTGTGCCAGCGGCGTTTCTGTGGCTGACATTGCGGCCGTGGCCACCACGGTGAAACCCGGGCTCGCTCTGAGCCTGGGCGTGGGGCTGCAGTACAGCCGGGGCCTGGTCAGCAGGCACCAGAAACCCTTCATCCCCATCCATCACATGGAGGCTCACGCACTCACCATCAGGCTCACACATCACCTGGAATTTCCCTTCTTAGTTCTCCTCATCTCTGGAGGCCACTGTCTCTTGGCAGTAGCACAAGGAGTTTCAGATTTCCTCCTGCTTGGACAGTCCATCGACATCGCACCGGGTGACATGCTGGATAAG GTGGCACGAAGACTGTCTCTAAGAAAGCACCCAGAGTGCCACAGCATGGCTGGGGGGCAGGCCATAGAGCACTTGGCTCAGACTGGGAACCAGGAACTGCTCACCATCCGACTGCCCATGCAGCAGTATCGGAACTGTGACTTCTCTTTCTCCGGACTGCAAAACGTTGTCAATAATGCCAttgtacagaaagaaaaagaagaag gtATTCAGGAAGGTGAGATCCTGTCCTGTGTTAAggatgttgctgctgctgtacaGCACGCAGTGGCTGTTCATATTATCCAGAGGACATATAGAGCCATGCTCTTCTGCATCAAAAACAGCATATTGCCATCAAAAAATGCCACTTTG GTTGTATCAGGAGGAGTTGCAAGTAATCAGTATATCCGAAAAGTCCTACAGAATCTGGCAGATGCAAATGATTTTGCTTTACTGTGTCCTCCTCCAAGACTCTGCACTGATAATGGTGTTATGATTGCATG GAATGGCATTGAAAGGTTacgtgcagggctgggggtccttcacagcactgctggcgTCCGCTACGAGCCAAG agCTCCCCTGGGAATTGATATTTCAAAAAGAGTTGAAGAAGATTCCATCAAGGTGCCAAAATTAAAAGAGATACGATGGTTGGCATCTTAA
- the ORMDL1 gene encoding ORM1-like protein 1, with translation MNVGVAHSEVNPNTRVMNSRGMWLTYALGVGMLHIVLLSIPFFSVPVAWTLTNVIHNLGMYVFLHAVKGTPFETPDQGKARLLTHWEQLDYGVQFTSSRKFFTISPIILYFLTSFYTKYDPTHFILNTASLLTVLIPKLPQLHGVRIFGINRY, from the exons ATGAACGTAGGAGTTGCCCACAGCGAGGTAAATCCAAACACTCGGGTGATGAACAGCCGTGGAATGTGGCTGACATACGCGCTGGGAGTCGGCATGCTGCACATTGTCCTGCTCAGCATTCCCTTCTTTAGTGTCCCTGTCGCCTGGACTTTAACTAATGTCATTCACAACCTG ggAATGTATGTGTTTTTGCATGCAGTAAAGGGAACTCCTTTTGAAACACCTGATCAGGGCAAAGCTAGGCTACTAACACACTGGGAACAACTGGATTATGGAGTACAATTCACATCTTCAAGGAAGTTCTTCACAATCTCTCCTATAATTCT gTACTTCCTGACGAGTTTCTATACAAAGTATGATCCCACACACTTTATCCTCAACACAGCCTCTCTCCTGACTGTGCTTATCCCCAAGCTGCCACAGTTGCACGGTGTTCGAATCTTTGGCATCAACAGATACTGA